One genomic segment of Centropristis striata isolate RG_2023a ecotype Rhode Island chromosome 13, C.striata_1.0, whole genome shotgun sequence includes these proteins:
- the gga3b gene encoding ADP-ribosylation factor-binding protein GGA3 isoform X2, with protein sequence MAYQEGESLESWLNKATHPTNRQEDWEYIIGFCDQINKELEGPQIAVTLLVHKIHSPQEWEALQALTVLEACMKNCGRRFHNEVGKYRFLNELIKVVSPKYMGDSAAEKVKVKIVEMLYSWTVAFPNEPKIGEAYQTLRRQGLVTHDPELPLDRTLIPSPPTRPKHPVFDNEDMGKLLAELLRSKNPEDLQEANRLIKNMVKEDEARVHKVTKRINTLEEVNINVKLLTEMLSHYNKDSSTDSDRDIIKELYERCDKLRRAAFKMATETEDNDTSLGDILQASDDLSRVINSYKKIVEGQPINGDSEEPPSTTGHNESDTTDTLIDLAGLDTPSPPQPVPPSFQSSNLVSTNPMASPIPVLPPPPKRLAGSQGSQSSSPSHPPLDKASAALSFLDDELLSLGLNDPPASLSSQPKPTLNELANQWTSLQAPASGVDLFGGLSGSGQVVPPAEPAAATNSLQNLQDLAMMGFSDHKSLSIQMAARGSSFGMPAAAPPLIPGQGSPASPSFLQCTLPGSPALSQAKAQSLGSAPGSPLFRSLSPCHPPLQGSPARATDVSLSNVHVPLEAIRPSKVLPVTAYDKDGVRMLLNFASDCPPGRPDVLVMVVSMLNTAPLLVHNVVLQAAVPKSMKVKLQPPSGTELAPFNPILPPASITQIMLLANPTKVTTTLSNTITHRLEEIPSPLVRLGYNNKQTSERRSFTHTHTHTHTNTCFIILHDFLLFSFL encoded by the exons ATAAAGCCACCCATCCGACAAACAGACAGGAGGACTGGGAGTACATTATAGGCTTCTGTGATCAGATCAACAAGGAACTAGAAGG TCCTCAGATAGCAGTGACCCTGCTGGTCCACAAAATCCATTCACCACAAGAATGGGAGGCTCTCCAGGCTCTGACA GTACTGGAGGCGTGTATGAAGAACTGTGGGAGAAGGTTTCATAATGAAGTTggaaaatacagatttttaaatgagctgatTAAAGTTGTGTCTCCTAAG TACATGGGTGACAGTGCAGCTGAGAAGGTGAAGGTGAAGATCGTGGAGATGCTCTACAGCTGGACGGTGGCCTTtccaaatgaacccaagatcgGTGAAGCCTACCAGACGCTGAGGCGACAGG GCCTCGTGACACATGACCCGGAGTTACCGCTGGACAGGACTCTGATCCCCTCGCCTCCAACACGACCTAAACACCCGGTGTTTGACAACGAGGACATGGGCAAG ctGCTTGCTGAGCTTCTCCGCAGTAAAAATCCAGAAGACCTCCAGGAAGCAAACAGATTAATCAAAAACATGGTGAAAGAG GATGAGGCTCGAGTGCACAAGGTAACAAAGCGTATTAACACTCTGGAGGAGGTGAACATTAATGTGAAGCTGCTGACGGAGATGCTGTCCCACTACAATAAAGACAGCTCCACTGACTCCGACAGGGACATCATTAAG GAGCTGTACGAGCGCTGTGACAAGCTGAGGCGTGCTGCTTTCAAAATGGCCACTGAGACGGAGGACAATGACACCAGTTTag GCGACATCCTGCAGGCCAGCGACGACCTCTCCAGAGTCATCAACTCCTATAAGAAGATTGTTGAGGGCCAGCCCATCAACGGTGACAGCGAGGAGCCTCCATCTACAACCGGCCACAACGAGAGTG ACACCACAGATACGCTGATCGACCTCGCCGGCCTCGACACTCCGAGCCCTCCTCAGCCCGTCCCGCCTTCCTTCCAGTCCTCAAACCTCGTCTCCACCAATCCCATGGCTTCCCCCATTCCtgtcctgcctcctcctcccaaACGGCTGGCCGGGTCGCAGGGCAGTCAGAGCAGCAGCCCGAGTCACCCCCCGCTGGACAAGGCCTCTGCTGCACTCTCTTTCCTCGATGATGAGCTGCTGTCTCTAG GACTGAACGACCCCCCCGCCTCTCTGAGCAGCCAGCCTAAACCCACTTTGAACGAACTGGCCAATCAGTGGACCTCCTTACAG GCTCCAGCGTCAGGTGTGGATTTGTTTGGAGGTTTATCTGGTTCAGGTCAAGTCGTGCCTCCAGCTGAACCAGCTGCTGCCACAAACAGTCTGCAGAACCTGCAAGACCTGGCCATGATGGGCTTCTCAGATCACAAGAG tttgtcgatcCAGATGGCGGCCAGAGGAAGCAGCTTTGGGATgcctgcagcagctcctcccCTCATCCCCGGGCAGGGCTCTCCCGCCTCCCCTTCTTTCCTCCAGTGCACGCTGCCCGGCTCTCCTGCTCTGAGCCAGGCCAAGGCCCAGAGCCTGGGCTCGGCCCCGGGGAGCCCGCTGTTCCGCTCTCTGTCGCCCTGCCACCCTCCGCTCCAGGGCAGCCCGGCCAGAGCCACGGACGTCTCCCTGAGCAACGTGCACGTCCCTCTGGAGGCCATCAGACCGA gtAAAGTTCTTCCTGTGACGGCGTACGATAAGGACGGGGTCCGCATGCTGCTCAACTTTGCCTCTGACTGTCCCCCCGGCAGGCCTGACGTCTTGGTGATGGTGGTGTCTATGCTCAACACAGCGCCCCTGCTGGTTCACAATGTGGTACTGCAGGCTGCTGTGCCCAAG TCAATGAAGGTGAAGCTGCAGCCTCCATCAGGAACAGAACTGGCCCCGTTTAACCCCATCCTCCCTCCAGCCTCCATCACCCAGATCATGCTGCTGGCCAACCCAACAAAGGTGACAACAACACTCagtaacacaataacacacaggtTAGAAGAGATTCCATCTCCTTTAGTAAGACTTGgttacaataacaaacaaacaagcgaGAGAAGaagttttacacacacacacacacacacacacaccaacacctgctttattatcttacatgacttcctcctcttttcattCTTGTGA
- the gga3b gene encoding ADP-ribosylation factor-binding protein GGA3 isoform X1 — protein sequence MAYQEGESLESWLNKATHPTNRQEDWEYIIGFCDQINKELEGPQIAVTLLVHKIHSPQEWEALQALTVLEACMKNCGRRFHNEVGKYRFLNELIKVVSPKYMGDSAAEKVKVKIVEMLYSWTVAFPNEPKIGEAYQTLRRQGLVTHDPELPLDRTLIPSPPTRPKHPVFDNEDMGKLLAELLRSKNPEDLQEANRLIKNMVKEDEARVHKVTKRINTLEEVNINVKLLTEMLSHYNKDSSTDSDRDIIKELYERCDKLRRAAFKMATETEDNDTSLGDILQASDDLSRVINSYKKIVEGQPINGDSEEPPSTTGHNESAAAIDLHLTDTTDTLIDLAGLDTPSPPQPVPPSFQSSNLVSTNPMASPIPVLPPPPKRLAGSQGSQSSSPSHPPLDKASAALSFLDDELLSLGLNDPPASLSSQPKPTLNELANQWTSLQAPASGVDLFGGLSGSGQVVPPAEPAAATNSLQNLQDLAMMGFSDHKSLSIQMAARGSSFGMPAAAPPLIPGQGSPASPSFLQCTLPGSPALSQAKAQSLGSAPGSPLFRSLSPCHPPLQGSPARATDVSLSNVHVPLEAIRPSKVLPVTAYDKDGVRMLLNFASDCPPGRPDVLVMVVSMLNTAPLLVHNVVLQAAVPKSMKVKLQPPSGTELAPFNPILPPASITQIMLLANPTKVTTTLSNTITHRLEEIPSPLVRLGYNNKQTSERRSFTHTHTHTHTNTCFIILHDFLLFSFL from the exons ATAAAGCCACCCATCCGACAAACAGACAGGAGGACTGGGAGTACATTATAGGCTTCTGTGATCAGATCAACAAGGAACTAGAAGG TCCTCAGATAGCAGTGACCCTGCTGGTCCACAAAATCCATTCACCACAAGAATGGGAGGCTCTCCAGGCTCTGACA GTACTGGAGGCGTGTATGAAGAACTGTGGGAGAAGGTTTCATAATGAAGTTggaaaatacagatttttaaatgagctgatTAAAGTTGTGTCTCCTAAG TACATGGGTGACAGTGCAGCTGAGAAGGTGAAGGTGAAGATCGTGGAGATGCTCTACAGCTGGACGGTGGCCTTtccaaatgaacccaagatcgGTGAAGCCTACCAGACGCTGAGGCGACAGG GCCTCGTGACACATGACCCGGAGTTACCGCTGGACAGGACTCTGATCCCCTCGCCTCCAACACGACCTAAACACCCGGTGTTTGACAACGAGGACATGGGCAAG ctGCTTGCTGAGCTTCTCCGCAGTAAAAATCCAGAAGACCTCCAGGAAGCAAACAGATTAATCAAAAACATGGTGAAAGAG GATGAGGCTCGAGTGCACAAGGTAACAAAGCGTATTAACACTCTGGAGGAGGTGAACATTAATGTGAAGCTGCTGACGGAGATGCTGTCCCACTACAATAAAGACAGCTCCACTGACTCCGACAGGGACATCATTAAG GAGCTGTACGAGCGCTGTGACAAGCTGAGGCGTGCTGCTTTCAAAATGGCCACTGAGACGGAGGACAATGACACCAGTTTag GCGACATCCTGCAGGCCAGCGACGACCTCTCCAGAGTCATCAACTCCTATAAGAAGATTGTTGAGGGCCAGCCCATCAACGGTGACAGCGAGGAGCCTCCATCTACAACCGGCCACAACGAGAGTG CAGCTGCAATCGATCTCCACTTGACAGACACCACAGATACGCTGATCGACCTCGCCGGCCTCGACACTCCGAGCCCTCCTCAGCCCGTCCCGCCTTCCTTCCAGTCCTCAAACCTCGTCTCCACCAATCCCATGGCTTCCCCCATTCCtgtcctgcctcctcctcccaaACGGCTGGCCGGGTCGCAGGGCAGTCAGAGCAGCAGCCCGAGTCACCCCCCGCTGGACAAGGCCTCTGCTGCACTCTCTTTCCTCGATGATGAGCTGCTGTCTCTAG GACTGAACGACCCCCCCGCCTCTCTGAGCAGCCAGCCTAAACCCACTTTGAACGAACTGGCCAATCAGTGGACCTCCTTACAG GCTCCAGCGTCAGGTGTGGATTTGTTTGGAGGTTTATCTGGTTCAGGTCAAGTCGTGCCTCCAGCTGAACCAGCTGCTGCCACAAACAGTCTGCAGAACCTGCAAGACCTGGCCATGATGGGCTTCTCAGATCACAAGAG tttgtcgatcCAGATGGCGGCCAGAGGAAGCAGCTTTGGGATgcctgcagcagctcctcccCTCATCCCCGGGCAGGGCTCTCCCGCCTCCCCTTCTTTCCTCCAGTGCACGCTGCCCGGCTCTCCTGCTCTGAGCCAGGCCAAGGCCCAGAGCCTGGGCTCGGCCCCGGGGAGCCCGCTGTTCCGCTCTCTGTCGCCCTGCCACCCTCCGCTCCAGGGCAGCCCGGCCAGAGCCACGGACGTCTCCCTGAGCAACGTGCACGTCCCTCTGGAGGCCATCAGACCGA gtAAAGTTCTTCCTGTGACGGCGTACGATAAGGACGGGGTCCGCATGCTGCTCAACTTTGCCTCTGACTGTCCCCCCGGCAGGCCTGACGTCTTGGTGATGGTGGTGTCTATGCTCAACACAGCGCCCCTGCTGGTTCACAATGTGGTACTGCAGGCTGCTGTGCCCAAG TCAATGAAGGTGAAGCTGCAGCCTCCATCAGGAACAGAACTGGCCCCGTTTAACCCCATCCTCCCTCCAGCCTCCATCACCCAGATCATGCTGCTGGCCAACCCAACAAAGGTGACAACAACACTCagtaacacaataacacacaggtTAGAAGAGATTCCATCTCCTTTAGTAAGACTTGgttacaataacaaacaaacaagcgaGAGAAGaagttttacacacacacacacacacacacacaccaacacctgctttattatcttacatgacttcctcctcttttcattCTTGTGA
- the gga3b gene encoding ADP-ribosylation factor-binding protein GGA3 isoform X4 — MAYQEGESLESWLNKATHPTNRQEDWEYIIGFCDQINKELEGPQIAVTLLVHKIHSPQEWEALQALTVLEACMKNCGRRFHNEVGKYRFLNELIKVVSPKYMGDSAAEKVKVKIVEMLYSWTVAFPNEPKIGEAYQTLRRQGLVTHDPELPLDRTLIPSPPTRPKHPVFDNEDMGKLLAELLRSKNPEDLQEANRLIKNMVKEDEARVHKVTKRINTLEEVNINVKLLTEMLSHYNKDSSTDSDRDIIKELYERCDKLRRAAFKMATETEDNDTSLGDILQASDDLSRVINSYKKIVEGQPINGDSEEPPSTTGHNESDTTDTLIDLAGLDTPSPPQPVPPSFQSSNLVSTNPMASPIPVLPPPPKRLAGSQGSQSSSPSHPPLDKASAALSFLDDELLSLGLNDPPASLSSQPKPTLNELANQWTSLQAPASGVDLFGGLSGSGQVVPPAEPAAATNSLQNLQDLAMMGFSDHKSLSIQMAARGSSFGMPAAAPPLIPGQGSPASPSFLQCTLPGSPALSQAKAQSLGSAPGSPLFRSLSPCHPPLQGSPARATDVSLSNVHVPLEAIRPSKVLPVTAYDKDGVRMLLNFASDCPPGRPDVLVMVVSMLNTAPLLVHNVVLQAAVPKSMKVKLQPPSGTELAPFNPILPPASITQIMLLANPTKDKVRLRYKLAFTLGDQMCNEVGEVDQFPPPETWGLL, encoded by the exons ATAAAGCCACCCATCCGACAAACAGACAGGAGGACTGGGAGTACATTATAGGCTTCTGTGATCAGATCAACAAGGAACTAGAAGG TCCTCAGATAGCAGTGACCCTGCTGGTCCACAAAATCCATTCACCACAAGAATGGGAGGCTCTCCAGGCTCTGACA GTACTGGAGGCGTGTATGAAGAACTGTGGGAGAAGGTTTCATAATGAAGTTggaaaatacagatttttaaatgagctgatTAAAGTTGTGTCTCCTAAG TACATGGGTGACAGTGCAGCTGAGAAGGTGAAGGTGAAGATCGTGGAGATGCTCTACAGCTGGACGGTGGCCTTtccaaatgaacccaagatcgGTGAAGCCTACCAGACGCTGAGGCGACAGG GCCTCGTGACACATGACCCGGAGTTACCGCTGGACAGGACTCTGATCCCCTCGCCTCCAACACGACCTAAACACCCGGTGTTTGACAACGAGGACATGGGCAAG ctGCTTGCTGAGCTTCTCCGCAGTAAAAATCCAGAAGACCTCCAGGAAGCAAACAGATTAATCAAAAACATGGTGAAAGAG GATGAGGCTCGAGTGCACAAGGTAACAAAGCGTATTAACACTCTGGAGGAGGTGAACATTAATGTGAAGCTGCTGACGGAGATGCTGTCCCACTACAATAAAGACAGCTCCACTGACTCCGACAGGGACATCATTAAG GAGCTGTACGAGCGCTGTGACAAGCTGAGGCGTGCTGCTTTCAAAATGGCCACTGAGACGGAGGACAATGACACCAGTTTag GCGACATCCTGCAGGCCAGCGACGACCTCTCCAGAGTCATCAACTCCTATAAGAAGATTGTTGAGGGCCAGCCCATCAACGGTGACAGCGAGGAGCCTCCATCTACAACCGGCCACAACGAGAGTG ACACCACAGATACGCTGATCGACCTCGCCGGCCTCGACACTCCGAGCCCTCCTCAGCCCGTCCCGCCTTCCTTCCAGTCCTCAAACCTCGTCTCCACCAATCCCATGGCTTCCCCCATTCCtgtcctgcctcctcctcccaaACGGCTGGCCGGGTCGCAGGGCAGTCAGAGCAGCAGCCCGAGTCACCCCCCGCTGGACAAGGCCTCTGCTGCACTCTCTTTCCTCGATGATGAGCTGCTGTCTCTAG GACTGAACGACCCCCCCGCCTCTCTGAGCAGCCAGCCTAAACCCACTTTGAACGAACTGGCCAATCAGTGGACCTCCTTACAG GCTCCAGCGTCAGGTGTGGATTTGTTTGGAGGTTTATCTGGTTCAGGTCAAGTCGTGCCTCCAGCTGAACCAGCTGCTGCCACAAACAGTCTGCAGAACCTGCAAGACCTGGCCATGATGGGCTTCTCAGATCACAAGAG tttgtcgatcCAGATGGCGGCCAGAGGAAGCAGCTTTGGGATgcctgcagcagctcctcccCTCATCCCCGGGCAGGGCTCTCCCGCCTCCCCTTCTTTCCTCCAGTGCACGCTGCCCGGCTCTCCTGCTCTGAGCCAGGCCAAGGCCCAGAGCCTGGGCTCGGCCCCGGGGAGCCCGCTGTTCCGCTCTCTGTCGCCCTGCCACCCTCCGCTCCAGGGCAGCCCGGCCAGAGCCACGGACGTCTCCCTGAGCAACGTGCACGTCCCTCTGGAGGCCATCAGACCGA gtAAAGTTCTTCCTGTGACGGCGTACGATAAGGACGGGGTCCGCATGCTGCTCAACTTTGCCTCTGACTGTCCCCCCGGCAGGCCTGACGTCTTGGTGATGGTGGTGTCTATGCTCAACACAGCGCCCCTGCTGGTTCACAATGTGGTACTGCAGGCTGCTGTGCCCAAG TCAATGAAGGTGAAGCTGCAGCCTCCATCAGGAACAGAACTGGCCCCGTTTAACCCCATCCTCCCTCCAGCCTCCATCACCCAGATCATGCTGCTGGCCAACCCAACAAAG GACAAGGTGCGTCTGCGCTACAAGCTGGCTTTCACACTCGGAGATCAAATGTGCAACGAGGTTGGCGAGGTGGACCAGTTCCCCCCACCAGAGACCTGGGGTCTCCTATAG
- the gga3b gene encoding ADP-ribosylation factor-binding protein GGA3 isoform X3, producing the protein MAYQEGESLESWLNKATHPTNRQEDWEYIIGFCDQINKELEGPQIAVTLLVHKIHSPQEWEALQALTVLEACMKNCGRRFHNEVGKYRFLNELIKVVSPKYMGDSAAEKVKVKIVEMLYSWTVAFPNEPKIGEAYQTLRRQGLVTHDPELPLDRTLIPSPPTRPKHPVFDNEDMGKLLAELLRSKNPEDLQEANRLIKNMVKEDEARVHKVTKRINTLEEVNINVKLLTEMLSHYNKDSSTDSDRDIIKELYERCDKLRRAAFKMATETEDNDTSLGDILQASDDLSRVINSYKKIVEGQPINGDSEEPPSTTGHNESAAAIDLHLTDTTDTLIDLAGLDTPSPPQPVPPSFQSSNLVSTNPMASPIPVLPPPPKRLAGSQGSQSSSPSHPPLDKASAALSFLDDELLSLGLNDPPASLSSQPKPTLNELANQWTSLQAPASGVDLFGGLSGSGQVVPPAEPAAATNSLQNLQDLAMMGFSDHKSLSIQMAARGSSFGMPAAAPPLIPGQGSPASPSFLQCTLPGSPALSQAKAQSLGSAPGSPLFRSLSPCHPPLQGSPARATDVSLSNVHVPLEAIRPSKVLPVTAYDKDGVRMLLNFASDCPPGRPDVLVMVVSMLNTAPLLVHNVVLQAAVPKSMKVKLQPPSGTELAPFNPILPPASITQIMLLANPTKDKVRLRYKLAFTLGDQMCNEVGEVDQFPPPETWGLL; encoded by the exons ATAAAGCCACCCATCCGACAAACAGACAGGAGGACTGGGAGTACATTATAGGCTTCTGTGATCAGATCAACAAGGAACTAGAAGG TCCTCAGATAGCAGTGACCCTGCTGGTCCACAAAATCCATTCACCACAAGAATGGGAGGCTCTCCAGGCTCTGACA GTACTGGAGGCGTGTATGAAGAACTGTGGGAGAAGGTTTCATAATGAAGTTggaaaatacagatttttaaatgagctgatTAAAGTTGTGTCTCCTAAG TACATGGGTGACAGTGCAGCTGAGAAGGTGAAGGTGAAGATCGTGGAGATGCTCTACAGCTGGACGGTGGCCTTtccaaatgaacccaagatcgGTGAAGCCTACCAGACGCTGAGGCGACAGG GCCTCGTGACACATGACCCGGAGTTACCGCTGGACAGGACTCTGATCCCCTCGCCTCCAACACGACCTAAACACCCGGTGTTTGACAACGAGGACATGGGCAAG ctGCTTGCTGAGCTTCTCCGCAGTAAAAATCCAGAAGACCTCCAGGAAGCAAACAGATTAATCAAAAACATGGTGAAAGAG GATGAGGCTCGAGTGCACAAGGTAACAAAGCGTATTAACACTCTGGAGGAGGTGAACATTAATGTGAAGCTGCTGACGGAGATGCTGTCCCACTACAATAAAGACAGCTCCACTGACTCCGACAGGGACATCATTAAG GAGCTGTACGAGCGCTGTGACAAGCTGAGGCGTGCTGCTTTCAAAATGGCCACTGAGACGGAGGACAATGACACCAGTTTag GCGACATCCTGCAGGCCAGCGACGACCTCTCCAGAGTCATCAACTCCTATAAGAAGATTGTTGAGGGCCAGCCCATCAACGGTGACAGCGAGGAGCCTCCATCTACAACCGGCCACAACGAGAGTG CAGCTGCAATCGATCTCCACTTGACAGACACCACAGATACGCTGATCGACCTCGCCGGCCTCGACACTCCGAGCCCTCCTCAGCCCGTCCCGCCTTCCTTCCAGTCCTCAAACCTCGTCTCCACCAATCCCATGGCTTCCCCCATTCCtgtcctgcctcctcctcccaaACGGCTGGCCGGGTCGCAGGGCAGTCAGAGCAGCAGCCCGAGTCACCCCCCGCTGGACAAGGCCTCTGCTGCACTCTCTTTCCTCGATGATGAGCTGCTGTCTCTAG GACTGAACGACCCCCCCGCCTCTCTGAGCAGCCAGCCTAAACCCACTTTGAACGAACTGGCCAATCAGTGGACCTCCTTACAG GCTCCAGCGTCAGGTGTGGATTTGTTTGGAGGTTTATCTGGTTCAGGTCAAGTCGTGCCTCCAGCTGAACCAGCTGCTGCCACAAACAGTCTGCAGAACCTGCAAGACCTGGCCATGATGGGCTTCTCAGATCACAAGAG tttgtcgatcCAGATGGCGGCCAGAGGAAGCAGCTTTGGGATgcctgcagcagctcctcccCTCATCCCCGGGCAGGGCTCTCCCGCCTCCCCTTCTTTCCTCCAGTGCACGCTGCCCGGCTCTCCTGCTCTGAGCCAGGCCAAGGCCCAGAGCCTGGGCTCGGCCCCGGGGAGCCCGCTGTTCCGCTCTCTGTCGCCCTGCCACCCTCCGCTCCAGGGCAGCCCGGCCAGAGCCACGGACGTCTCCCTGAGCAACGTGCACGTCCCTCTGGAGGCCATCAGACCGA gtAAAGTTCTTCCTGTGACGGCGTACGATAAGGACGGGGTCCGCATGCTGCTCAACTTTGCCTCTGACTGTCCCCCCGGCAGGCCTGACGTCTTGGTGATGGTGGTGTCTATGCTCAACACAGCGCCCCTGCTGGTTCACAATGTGGTACTGCAGGCTGCTGTGCCCAAG TCAATGAAGGTGAAGCTGCAGCCTCCATCAGGAACAGAACTGGCCCCGTTTAACCCCATCCTCCCTCCAGCCTCCATCACCCAGATCATGCTGCTGGCCAACCCAACAAAG GACAAGGTGCGTCTGCGCTACAAGCTGGCTTTCACACTCGGAGATCAAATGTGCAACGAGGTTGGCGAGGTGGACCAGTTCCCCCCACCAGAGACCTGGGGTCTCCTATAG